The Arcanobacterium pinnipediorum genome includes the window CGAACAATGGCTTCGAGCCGGCGTTCTTCCAACGTGCGTCCGGCCGATCCGATTTCATTTCCCAGAAGAATATCGACGACGACTTCGAGAGTCTCTAACGAATCCTCATCTAAGAAATCACGTGCCTTTTGAGCCGCATCACGCAAAACTCGTTCATCTTCAGGCGAAGGTCGTTCTCCAGGAACCACATAAGCGCGGTATCGTGACATGTGTATGACAATCTCGGAGACGACGTCGAAAATTCTACGGAACGTGTGGTCTCGCAGTCGCACGTCTGAGTGACAGACCTCAGCTATCAGTGTGGCCAAGCGGTGCATTTCTGCATAGAGAGATGTTGAAACAATGTGGCGTTTAGCTTCAATCTCAGTTCGCGAAACACTCGCAGTGCTTTGCGAGATCTCAGAATACAGTTGGGTTAGTGGCCCAACTCCAGCAGGCTCGGTGAAAAGACCTTGAATCCGGCGCAGTGCGTCATAGCCCGTCGTCCCAGAGCACTGCCAATCATCTGGCAGTTCTTCATCAGCTTCAAGAATCTTTTCAGCAACCAGCCAAGCACCGTGGGTAGCATCATGTAAATGACGGAAGTATTCACGCGGATCAGCCAAGCCATCTGGATGATCGATACGGAATGAATCAATCAAGCCACGTTGCATTAAGCCCAACAACAATTCGTGAGAAGCTTTAAAAACCTCAGGGCGTTCGACTCGGATAGCAGCTAAAGTATCGACGTCAAAGAAGCGCCGATAATTTAGTTCTTCGTTAGCTACCCGCCAATATGCTAACCGATAATATTGACGATCGAGCAATTCAGCTAACGGTAAGGACTGGGTACCTTGCCGGACCGGGAAAACATGATCGTAATAGCGCAGAACCGGCATGGGGCCATCGGCTTCGAAACCTGGAACCACCATGGTATCGAGGCTCAATTCGCCATCGGCCAAGACGCCTCCGATACGTTGCCCTAAAACAGGAAGAAGCAAGCCATCGCCGTCGTCTTTAATCTCTAAATCGAACCAGTTCGAAAAGAGTGATTCTTCGCCGTCGCGCAAAACAGACCATAATGCGCGGTTGTGGTAGAGCGGGGTTGGAACCGCCATGTGGTTAGGCACGATATCGACAACCAGATACATTCCGGCGTCGTGAATAGCCTTAGAGGCCCGTTCGAAACCTGCTAAACCACCTAATTCAGCTGATATTTTGGCGTGATCGACGACGTCGTAACCATGGCGCGATCCAGGCGCTGCCTGTAAGATGGGCGAGAAAAATACGTCAGTGATACCCAGTTGTTTTAGATACGGGACAATCTCACAGACCGAATCGAATGTGAAATCCGGCGTCAATTGCAACCGGTAGGTCGTAACCGGTTGCCGTTTATCTTCTGCAGGAACGTGCGAGTGTGAGCGCAGAACTGAGCTAGTAGACATAATTCTCCTTGTCCTATCTCTCTTAATCCTAAACCATCAAACTCTACGGCTATAGCTCAGCTCACTTACTGTGGAAAGATTGTGTATTGGCAAGATTATCAGTAATCCCACCTGTGGATAACGGAAGAGTAGCCGTTTTAGCGGCAATCGATGCATTATCGGCGTCAGACTCAATCGCCAACGGACGAACAAAAATCAGAACGCTGCGCTGAGGAACCACAAAGCTTTCACCAGGAAGAAGCTGAACTGGAAGATCAGAATCTTGCGCTGTGGAAAATGATGGCAACCACGGCCGAGTGAGATGTGTTTGCGGAATAGAAAATGTTAAATCTTCATCAGAGGCGTTAAAAACAATCAACAGATCGTCGTCGAGAACTTTCTCCCCGCGCACCCCCGGTTCTTGAATAGCGCTGCCGTTAAGCCACAACATTACCGATCGAGCAAACCAGGTGTCCCAATCTTCGTCTTGCATCTGCTCGCCGTCGTGGCGCAACCACAAAATATCGCCGCGTTCAGAGGTGCCGCCGTGGAACGGGGAACCTTGGAAGAAACGACGACGCCGAAGCGTTGGATGAGCACGCCGGAAATGAATGATTGCGCGAGCGAAATCCAAAATCCGCAACGCTTCGTCATCGAGATCCCAATTCATCCACGAAATCTCGTTATCTTGCGCGTAAGTATTGTTATTACCGCCCTGGGTGCGCCCAATTTCATCGCCGTGGCTAATCATTGGAACACCTTGGGAAATAAGTAACGTCGTGAAGAAGTTTTTAATCTGGCGGATGCGAAGTTCGCGGATAGCTTCATCGGTAGTAGGCCCTTCGACGCCGGTATTCCACGAGCGATTATGTGATTCACCATCCATTGAATTTTCGCCATTAGCTTCGTTGTGCTTTTCGTTATACGTGACCAGGTCACGCATAGTGAAGCCGTCGTGAGCGGTAACAAAATTGATGGAAGCAAACGGACGGCGTCCAGAGTGTTCGTAGAGGTCTGAAGAGCCAGAAATACGAGAAGCAAACTCAGACAGAGTTGAGGGTTCGCCACGCCAGAAGTCACGGATAGTATCGCGATATTTCCCGTTCCATTCAGTCCACAATGGCGGGAATTCGCCCACATTGTAGCCATTTTCGCCAATATCCCAAGGTTCGGCAATGAGTTTAACTTGGGAAATGATGGGATCTTGTTGAATAATTTCGAAGAACGAGGAGAGCTTGTCAACTTCGTGAAGTTCACGGGCCAAAGTTGAGGCGAGATCGAAGCGGAAACCGTCAACATGCATATCTTGGATCCAGTAGCGTAGCGAATCCATGATGAGCTGGAGTGAATGAGGTGAACGCATGTTCAACGAGTTTCCGGTACCAGTGGTATCGAAATATGAGGCTTTGTCCTCTGGAACTAGGCGATAGTAGGAGGCATTGTCGATTCCACGAAACGATAGCGTTGGACCCATGTGGTTGCCTTCGGCAGTGTGGTTGTAGACCACGTCGAGAATGATCTCAATATCAGCCTCATGATAGGCCTTGACCATTGACTTAAACTCATCAACTTGTTCGCCGCGGCTGCCAGAAGCTGAGTAGGTATTTTGCGGGGCAAAGAATCCAATTGTGTTATAACCCCAGTAGTTAGAAAGACCTTTGTCTATTAGGGAAGTATCGTTGACGAATTGATGGATTGGCATTAACTCTAGTGCGGTAATACCTAGTTCTTTCAAGTATGAGACCATTGCCGGGTGTGCCATACCCATATAGGTACCGCGAAGCTCTTCAGGTATATCTGGGTGAGTCATCGTCATGCCTTTAAGGTGAGCTTCGTAGATGATGGACTCGTGGTACTCGTGGGCTGGTGGGCGATCGTGCCCCCAATCAAAGTAAGGATTGATTACTACCGAGAGCATCGTGTGCCCTAGAGAATCTTCCTCGTGGCGCTGATCTGGATGGTTGAAATCGTAAGAAAAATTAGCTTGGTGATTATCTATTTGACCGTCGATTGCTTTCGCATATGGGTCTAATAAGATTTTTGTGGGATCGCATCGATGGCCATTTTCTAGGTCGAATGGTCCAGATATGCGGTAGCCGTAGCGTTGTCCGGGCCGAATACCGGGAATGTAGCAGTGCCAGACGAATGCGTCTACTTCCTCAAGACGAATGCGTTCTTCGTTGAGCTCATCGTCGATCAAACACAGTTCGATACTGTCGGCAACAGATGAAAAGATCGCAAAATTGGTTCCAGTGCCGTCATAAGTTGCGCCGAGTGGATAAGGATTCCCGGGCCAAACTTCCATTTTTCCCCCTTGTAGTGCAGGTATAGATTTAGCCTATCTCAGCAGCGCGGCTTTTTGGGTCTTCGCCACGTACTTTGTGTGGTTATAAATCGTCATAGAGTAGGCAAGATGTAGAACCAAGAGTGGTCTTAGCAGTGAGAATAAATAACTAGCGAGAATAAATAATTATTGATGTTTTGGTAGTGCGCGAGTTCAGAAACGATAAGTGCGCCTGAGCGCTGAAGAACTTGGCTGCCCTAGCACACCCTGTGGCTGGGTATGGCCGAAAGCGGCTGAGTGTGGCAGAAGATAACGGAGAAAGAGCGGAAGCTGGGCAGAGGTAGCTGGAGGCTAGCGGAAAAAGAAAAGATGCCCGAAAGTTATGGGGGTGATTCCTCGTGGCGTACCAAATTTAATGGCGTGGCGTACCGAATTTAATGGTTTATGGTGGGCGGTACTGGGTTCGAACCAGCGACCTCTTCGGTGTGAACGAAGCGCTCTACCACTGAGCTAACCGCCCGTTGAAAAACTCTCCTTATGAGGATACGACGATATGGAAGTAAATGCTAGCGAGGCGCACGTGGCGCAGGTCATGTTCTAGCGATTGGACAAGCTAGGGGCAAACTGGCTATATTTATTGAGCGTCACAAACGCGTTTGTGAGTGTCAAGCGGATGTAGCTCAGTTGGTAGAGCATCACCTTGCCAAGGTGAGGGTCGCGAGTTCGAGTCTCGTCATCCGCTCGATGGCCTAGCAGGTAACTGCTTACCACGTGGTGGGTTGGCCGAGAGGCGAGGCAGCGGCCTGCAAAGCCGTATACACGGGTTCGAATCCCGTACCCACCTCACATGCTAGGGCGATTGGCGCAGTGGTAGCGCGCTTCCTTGACACGGAAGAGGTCACTGGTTCGAACCCAGTATCGCCCACTAAACTGTGTAGCAATTCTCAGTTTGTTGCGGATGTAGCTCAGTTGGTAGAGCATCACCTTGCCAAGGTGAGGGTCGCGAGTTCGAGTCTCGTCATCCGCTCAAGTTACTGTATTTTGCAGTATCACAATGGACTCAGTTCGATGAGTCCATTTTTATTGATCGGGCGATTGGCGCAGTGGTAGCGCGCTTCCTTGACACGGAAGAGGTCACTGGTTCGAACCCAGTATCGCCCACAAAAGCGCGGAACAGAGTTATCTGTTCCGCGCTTTGATTTTCTGGCTTAGAATGAGGCAGAGCTGAGTTGGAGTAATGGGGCTCTTCGGATTTTGGCGGGGTTAGGGGTAGATTGTGTTGAGGAGTCGCCAGTTGGGTTTGCCTGCGTAGAGGAGGCATCTGATGCGGTAGTTGGTGAAGTTGGTAAATCCGTAGCCGATTCTTTTGATGCGTTTGATGAGGTTGTTCATGGCTTCGGTGATCGAGTTCGATAGGCGGGCGTGGTGGTAGGCCAGGATCTGGTGATACCAGTTTTTAAGTGTTCGGCTAAGTTGTTGGATTTCTTGGGGCATGAAGTCCTGGCTGGTGTGGTTGATGAGTTGATCAAGCATGGTTTGAGCGGTGGTGATGTTGTCTTGAGCGTAGAAATTTCGGAGGCGTTCTTTGACACGGTAAGCGATAGCGACTTCACCATGAGGGTCTCCTAAGCGTAAAAGTGATTCGATCCGATGTTGTGTTTTATCGGTGAGTTTTTCTTGTCCGTAGACAAGTTGGCGTCTTATACGGTAGAGCGGGTCGGTTTTTCGTCCGCGGTGTCCAAGTGTTTGTTGTTGAACACGCCGGCGTACACGATCAAGGGCTCGGTTAGCTAATGTGATGACGTGGAAGTGGTCAGCGACTTGGGTAGCGTGTGGTGTGACCACGTTGAAAACAGCCCGGTAGGCCGGGCTCATATCGAGTGTGGCATAGCTGATTCCTTGTTTCCAATAGGTAGGGAAGCGGTGAAGGAAACGGGCAACCTCAACATAGTTACGGCTTGGAATAATATCAATGATCTGGTGGTTGGCTACATCGCATAGCGTGGTCACATATTGGGTAGGGCGTTTGTTCAAACGAACGAAACTTGTCTCGTCAAGACCGATTGCAGGAGTTTGAGATAAACGTTTACGATCAGCATCAAGTAAGGCCTGCCCGTAGATGGTCACGGTGTGGTTAATCGTGTGCCAATCACAGCCCAGCTCGGCAGCGACTTCACTTATTGTCTGTCCCATTCCTACTTGCCTGGTCGCCCATTTAGCTGCCCTGGTCGTTAACCGAGAGTGTCTACTAGCAATGCGTTTGTCCTGGCTTGTCCATGACCCCATATCGCATTGATGGTTAGGACAATACCAGCGGTGTTTACGCCAGATCAGACCCATGGGGCGTCCGTAAACGGGCAGATCGATATAAGGAACTCGTGGCCTATCCTTGACTCGTGCCCGTACCTTGCATCGAGGACATAACACGGTGTTAAGATCTTGCTCGATCTCGATTGACTGGTGTGGTCCGTGACGATGATAAGCCACAGGCACAACATCTTTTAAACTCAGCAAACGAGCCACGATTACGTTAGGATCAGAACTGGTGAAGATAGTTTCAGGTTTTTTGCTCACACTCTAAGCATGAACTATCTTCACCACTTTCACATCCCCACACCCCGCCAAAATCCGAAGAGCCGTATTTCTTCGAAATGGTCGGTTATCTTGGCTGCTAAATTTGAACCATTGTTTTCTGTGGTTGTCTGCCAGATATAAGCTGCAAGGTTATCTACTGGATATAAGCTGCAAGGTCCATTTTTGTTCTGATTACTAGCCCATAACAATCATCGACTAGCTCTCAACGATCTATTGATTAGTCCATAACAGTCTATAACTGCTGGTTTTCAGGCCAACCACGCCATCAAAACCGGTTATTCTCCCTGCCTACCCGCAATAATCGAAGTAAATAGCCACGATAGGCGAATCCAATCTGGTTGTTATTCTGAAATGTCGGGTTTTAAGGGGTGGTGGTGGGCTTGGTCTGTTGCAAAACCGGGGTATATGGGGTGATGTCCTCATATACGGGGACATCGCCCCATATACCCCGGTTTCGGCACAACTTAAAGTCTTGATCAGGTTGGATAGTAGATGAAATGGCGTTAGAGAGAGTGGTAGCCGGTAGAAAGTGTGGTTTGGCAGGACTGTAGCTAGATGTGATCAGATTTGGAAAGGCAGGATAGTAGATGTGTTGAGATTTGGTAGGGCTGGTTGGTGGTTGGTGTGTAATTTGGATGAAATATTTGGTTGAAGAGCCGAGATTTAGGGCACACCGGATGGTAGTTCAAGGGGGCTGGTAGTTCAAGGTGGCTGGTAGTTCAAGGGGGCTGGTAGTTCAAGGGAGCTGGTTGGGAGTTGGACTGGAAGTTTGGATGGAGGGGTGCTAGTTGTGATGGGGTTTGCGGATTAGGCTGGCAGAAGTGTCTGTTTACCTGGTATGAGATTGCTACTTCATTCTCATGGCCCGCTAAACTAGACATGTTTTCTTGATGGTAGGGCTAGTATTTCCCGTAAGCTCGCGCTAGTAAAAACGCTAGTATTTCCCTCAATCTCGCGCTAGTAAAACCGGATCTTGCCTCAGGGGGCCATATTCTTCTGCGCGCATTTCTAAGGTGTTGGTAATTCGCGCGGTGGTTAGAGCAAAAAATGATCATCTTAGAACTAGCTAATCGAAGCAAAAATACTGTAGGACAAGGGCTGGTGAAAGTAGAGTCAGGTTTTCGATCCCATGTCAAAGATGATTCTACTTTCACCACCTTTTCTATTACCACACCCCGCTAAAACGCAAAGCGCTCGATTAGCGCAGGGCTGAGCCGGATTAACATTCCACGACGTTGACTGAGACGCCAACATGGACCGCTAGGCCGCCCAAAGCAGTTTCCTTGTACTTAGCCTGCATATCTCTACCAGTTTCTCGCATAGTGACGATAACGTCATCGAGCGATACCACATGCGAACCATCGCCATGGATTGCGGTACGCGCTGCGGTAATAGCTTTTACAGCTGCGATTGCATTGCGTTCAATGCATGGAACTTGGACTAATCCGCCAATTGGATCGCAGGTCAGACCAAGATTATGTTCCATGGCGATTTCGGCAGCATTTTCTACCTGTGCAGGTGTGCCACCCATTACTGCAGCGCATCCAGCTGCTGCCATCGAACAAGCCGATCCAACTTCACCTTGGCATCCGACCTCGGCTCCAGAAATAGAAGCAGTGTTCTTGAAAATCATTCCAATTGCTGCAGAAGTGAGCAGGAAAGTTTTTACTCCTTGCCAATCAGCTCCATCAATAAAATCACGGTAGTAGTGCAGTACGGCAGGAATTATTCCAGCTGCGCCATTTGTTGGAGCGGTAACGACCCGTCCGCCGGCTGCATTTTCTTCATTGACCGCTAACGCATAAAAACTCACCCAGTCAAGTGTACTCAGTGGATCAGTTGTAGTTTCGTTGGTGAGCTTGCGATACAACGCTGGCGCGCGACGCAGAACTTGGAGTCCGCCAGGTAGGCGTCCTTCTGAAGTTGCACCGTTACGAACACACTCTTGCATGACATCCCATACCGCATGTAGATCACGATCAATTTCTTCGGCGGTGTGCATCGATAGTTCATCTGCATAGGCGATTTCGGCAATTGATTTGCCTTCTCGTGCGCAATGCGCCAGCAAATCTGAAGCTGTTTCGTAGGGGAAGGGTACGTCAGTGGTTTCACACACTACTGGATCTGCAGGTGAAATATCACCTGAAACAATGAAGCCACCTCCCACTGAATAGTAGATTTGGTCAGCTAAATAGTTGCCTTCCTCATCCCAGGCTTCTAAGCGCATGCCATTGGGATGCCCCGGTAATTCATGTAACCCATCAAGAACGATGTCGGTATTGGGAGAAAATGCGATATCGTGGGTGCCACCAAGTTTTAGGCGTCCGGTAACTTGTACGTCAGCTACAGCAGGAGCTACGCTCTTGGGATTTACTATTTCTGGTATTTCTCCCATCAGACCGAGCATAACGGCCCTGTCTGTGCCATGTCCGACGCCAGTTGCCCCCAAAGATCCATTGAGAGTACAGCGCACCCGTGAAACCGCAGGGATCTTATCTCCAAGTAGCTCAAGAAATTCCACAGCTGCACGCATAGGTCCCACGGTGTGCGAAGACGATGGACCGATACCGATAGAAAATAAATCAAAAACACTCAATGCCATGGAACTAGAGTAATTGAGATATTTAACCAACGCTAGGTAAGTAATATCTCTCCTAGAAACGATGTCGTAGATGAAGCATTGCCGATAGTGACGTAAACTTAAAATGATTTAGCAATGCCGAGCGCCCTAGTATGGCGAGCGGAAGACTCAGGAGGCTTAAGTGAAGCTCAATATTGATGGTGAAGTCCAAGAATTCGATTCGGCGATCAGTGGAATTGAATTTTATTCCGCACAACGCTCGATAGTAGCCCTGCGGGTTGATGGAGTGTTGAAAGACCTCAGTACTGATCTCACTACCTTGCCTGACAACGCCCATGTTCAAGGTGTTGATATCAGCGAAGAAGATGGCCTTAACATCCTCCGCCATTCCGCCACTCACGTTTTAGCGCAAGCAGTCCAGCAACGTTTTCCGGATGTTAATTTAGGAATCGGGCCATTCATCACCGATGGTTTCTATTATGATTTTGGCAATATCGATGCTGTCACGCCAGAAATGCTCAAGCAACTGGAAAAAGACATGATGCGTATTGTTAAAGAAGGACAACGCTTCGTTCGTCGTCCGATATCCGAAGAAGATGCCCGCCAGGAATTAGCAGACCAACCTTATAAGTTGGAGCTTATTTCACTTAAAGGTGGCAGTGATGCTCAAAATGACCAGGCAGCGCAAGGGGCTTCTATTGAAGTTGGCGGCGCTGAACTGACGATGTATGACAACGTTAAACGCTCCGGTGAAGTAGTATGGACTGATCTTTGCCGCGGTCCCCATCTACCCAACACAAAGCTGATCGGTAACGGTTTTGCTTTGACTCGTTCATCTGCCGCGTATTGGCGCGCAGACCAAGCTAATGATTCTCTGCAACGTATTTATGGCACCGCGTGGCCTTCCAAGGATGAACTACGGGCATATCAGGAACGAATTGCTGAAGCTGAGCGTCGCGACCATCGCAAGCTCGGAACTGAACTCGACTTGTTCTCCTTCCCAGATGAAATCGGTTCGGGCTTAGCTGTCTTCCACCCTAAGGGCGCAGTTATCCGTATGGAAATGGAAAATTATTCGCGCCAAAAGCACATTCAAGCTGACTACTCTTTCGTCAATACTCCTCATATTACGAAAGGGAATCTATTTGAGGTTTCTGGGCACCTCGATTTCTATGCAGATGGTATGTACCCGCCGATGCACATGGATGAAGAACGTGATGCCGAAGGCAATATCACCAAACAAGGTACTGACTACTATCTCAAACCGATGAATTGCCCAATGCACAACTTGATTTATCGTTCCCGCGGACGATCTTATCGCGAGTTGCCATTGCGCCTATTTGAGTTCGGCACAGTTTATCGTAACGAGGCTTCTGGTGTGGTTCACGGCCTTACGCGTGCTCGTGGATTTACCCAAGACGATGCACATATCTATTGCACCCGTGAGCAAATGAAGAGTGAGCTTACTCGATTGCTTACTTTCGTATTGGATTTGCTTAAAGACTACGGTTTGGATGATTTCTACCTCGAAATCTCAACGAAGAATCCGAAGAAGTTTGTTGGCGACGACGAAGTCTGGGAAGAATCAACCCGTACCTTACAAGAAGTAGCTGAGGCATCTGGTCTTGAACTTGTTCCTGATCCAGAAGGCGCTGCTTTCTATGGCCCGAAGATTTCCGTCCAAGCAAAAGACGCCCTCGGGCGGACGTGGCAGATGTCAACAATCCAGCTCGATTTTAATCTTCCAGAGCGCTTTGATCTTGAATATACCGGCCCTGATGGGGATCGCCATCGCCCAGTGATGATTCACCGTGCGCTCTTTGGCTCCATTGAGCGTTTCTTCGGTGTTCTTACCGAACATTACGGCGGAGCCTTCCCGGCATGGCTTGCTCCAGTGCAGGTTAGGTGTATCCCGGTAGCAGATGCGTTTAACGAGTATCTCGACTCAATAGCAAACAAGTTGCGTGCGCATGGAGTTCGGGTTGAAGTAGATAAATCTGATGATCGATTCCCGAAGAAGATTCGTAACGCATCAAAGGATAAGATCCCCTTTACATTAATTGCCGGAGGCGAAGATATGGAAGCTGGGGCAGTATCGTTCCGTATGCGTGATGGTTCGCAAGATAACGGAGTTGCACTAGAAGAGGCAATAACCCGTATTGTCAACGATATCCGTAGCCATTCTAATCAGTAGGGAATTCGATGCTTTCTCGCAGTGGTAGGCCCTTTGCGCAACGTTTCTTCGGCCCAATTGCTCGACTATTCGTGCGAATGGGGATTAGCGCAAATATTGTGACTTGGACGGGCACTATTCTCTCGTGTGTATCCGCCTTGTATTTCTTGCCTAAGAATATGTTGATTACTGGCGTTGTGCTCACCACAATAGTGTTGATCTTCGATAATCTTGACGGCCAAATTGCCCGGCTGACCGGTACAAATTCCGCTTGGGGTTCCTTTCTTGATTCTACTTTGGATCGAGTCACAGATGCTGCGGTTTTCGCCGCGCTGGGAATATGGGGCTACCTGCACGCCCAAGAGACGTTCTCGCCATGGGTGATGAGCGGAGCATTATGTGCTGGTCTACTTGGAAGTGTTGTCCCTTATACACGTGCTAAAGCTGAAAGCATCGGGTGTACAGCCGCGGTTGGTTTTGCGGAGCGTGCGGATCGACTCGTCATTGCGGGGATTTTTACGTTAGCTGTTGGGCTGGGTGCACCGCACTGGGTGATGGCAGTGGGTCTGTGGCTTTTAGCCCTCATGGCTGGCGTAACGGTGTTGCAACGAATGTTCTATGTTCGAGCTCAGCTGCGCGAGCGTGGTCAGTGATGGAACCGCAACGGGTTTTTTCTCTCATTGATTTTGCTGCGCACTACTTACCTGAGTCTGTGGCACGATCAATATTTTCCGCCGTAGGTAGCGTTGCTGGATGGTCCAATCTCGACGGTGTTCGTCAGTTGCGCGCTAACTACCAACGCGTGGCGCCACTGCCTCGCACTTTTGCCCAACGACGTCGTAGTGCACAAGCAATGCGCCATTACATGCGCTACTACTATGAAGCGTTTCGACTTGCGCATTTGACTGACGAGCAAGTAGCTGCCCGCGTTTCAGTGGAGAATATCGAGACGTTGCAACAAACGTTGCGACACAGCTCATGTAGCGCTGCGCTGATGCACATGGGAAACTGGGATTTGGCAGGGGCATGGGCCACGAAGAATCTTGCGCCGGTGCATACCATCGCTGAAAAACTACAACCGGCCGAGATCGCCCAGCGCTTTCTCGATCTGCGTCGAGATCTGGGTATGGTGATATACCACGCAGAGAAAAACGCCCGTGTTATCGATGCGCTCACTATCGATATGGGGAACAACCGTTGCTTTGTCCCGATCTTATGCGATCGAGATCTCAGTGCCAGTGGGGTAGAGGTTCAACTATTTGGCCATGCTGCTCGAGTGGCGCCCGGTCCAGCTATTCTCGCGTTACGTACCGGGACACCGCTGTTCCCGGTAGTGAATATAGCCGATAATTTTGCTCACGATACCCAGCGAGTTCGTAACGCAGGCACTTCGTGGGGAATTAAAGTTATCATCGCAGATCCCATCTATCCCGGTGTTGATGCTCACGCCCCCCAAGCTCAGCGCGTGGCAGATGTGCAGCGAATGATGGATGAGTGGGCTGAAGCTATTTCTCGCATTGGGCGTGACCATCTGACGCATTGGCACATGCTTCAAAAAGTCTTTGTTGCCGATCTTGACCCGCAGCGTCTGGCTCGAGCTTTGAAGGAGTCGTTATGAAGATCGGAATAGCGTGTGGTTATTCGTGGGATGTGGCTGGCGGCGTACAGTTCCATATTCGTGACTTAGCCCAAGAGCTTATTCGGCGGGGCCATCATGTCAGTGTTATCGCCCCTTCGGAGCGCCAGCCGGGCGAAGATGGACTTGAAGAATTTGTGTTCCCCGTGGGCGGGGCTATTCCCATTAAATACAATGGATCAGTTGCGCGACTCTCTTTTGGTCCTAAAGTTAATCGCCTAGTTCGATCGTGGTTGCGCGAGCAAGACCTCGATGTTTTGCACGTACATGAACCGTTTACTCCATCGGTATCTATGTTGGCGTTAGTGAGCGCTACGTGCCCGGTTGTCTCGACATTCCATACGGCGATGGATAAGTCTCGTCTAATGGCAATAGCTTCACCGTTCTTAATTCCAATGTTGGAAAAGATCCAGGCTCGGATCGCAGTTTCTCAAGAAGCTCGGCGTACGGCAGTCCAGTATCTTGGTGCTGACGCATGGGTGATACCTAATGGTGTTTACGTTGAGTCAATGCGGGTTCAATCTCCAGATCCGCGTTTTGTTGGCAGTCCAAAAAACCCTACGTTAAGCTTCTTAGGCCGGATCGATGAGCCACGGAAAGGTTTACCTGTTATAGCTCAAGCCTTTCCTGCTATTATTCAGCGCTACCCAGGCGTACGCCTGTTTGTTGCCGGCAAAGGAGATATCGAGCAAGCCCAGCGTCTCTTTGGTCCGCATAGTCACGCAGTGACCTTCCTTGGTGCGATCTCTGATGCAGATAAAGCTAGTCTTTTAGCAAGCACTGATCTGTATTTAGCGCCTAATACTGGAGGGGAATCCTTTGGCATTATTTTGGTTGAAGCCATGAGTGCTGGTGCATCAATTATCGCCTCCGATATTCCTGCCTTTCGTGCAGTTCTTGACAATGGCGCCTATGGCTGCCATTTTGCTAATGAAAATCCGCAGTCTTTGGCCGATGTTGTTTGCCATGAACTAGCAGATCCGCAATCGCGCACGAAGCGAGCCCAAGCTGGTAGTAAGGCTGCGTGGCGTTATGACTGGAGTACGGTGGCATCACAGATCCTAACGGTTTACGAGACCGCTTTGGCTACAGCCGAGCTGAAAGTGGGGCAATGATGCCGTTGAGTTTTTGGCTTGCCTGTGGCGTTGTCATATTTATTATCGGCGCTGCTGGGATCGTGCTATCAACAAAGGCTCGTCGCCTCGATGCGTTACACAAAAATATTTTACGATCTCGTGCATCGTTTGAAAATGCGTTAACAACCCGGGCGCGCATTGC containing:
- a CDS encoding glycosyltransferase family 4 protein, which gives rise to MKIGIACGYSWDVAGGVQFHIRDLAQELIRRGHHVSVIAPSERQPGEDGLEEFVFPVGGAIPIKYNGSVARLSFGPKVNRLVRSWLREQDLDVLHVHEPFTPSVSMLALVSATCPVVSTFHTAMDKSRLMAIASPFLIPMLEKIQARIAVSQEARRTAVQYLGADAWVIPNGVYVESMRVQSPDPRFVGSPKNPTLSFLGRIDEPRKGLPVIAQAFPAIIQRYPGVRLFVAGKGDIEQAQRLFGPHSHAVTFLGAISDADKASLLASTDLYLAPNTGGESFGIILVEAMSAGASIIASDIPAFRAVLDNGAYGCHFANENPQSLADVVCHELADPQSRTKRAQAGSKAAWRYDWSTVASQILTVYETALATAELKVGQ